A stretch of the Candidatus Methanosuratincola sp. genome encodes the following:
- a CDS encoding amidase family protein, with protein ALKARTLIRRDFERLFKEFDVLVGPTMPTPAFRIGEKVEDPLEMYMSDIDTVSANLAGIPAISVPCGFANGLPVGLQIMGPPLGEGKVITVARRVEEELGLELRPPV; from the coding sequence GCGCTGAAGGCGAGGACCCTGATAAGGAGGGACTTCGAGAGGCTCTTCAAGGAGTTCGACGTGCTTGTCGGTCCGACGATGCCGACTCCGGCGTTCAGGATAGGGGAGAAGGTAGAGGACCCGCTCGAGATGTACATGAGCGACATAGACACCGTGTCGGCGAACCTTGCGGGTATACCGGCTATCTCGGTCCCCTGCGGTTTCGCCAACGGGCTTCCGGTCGGGCTCCAGATAATGGGCCCGCCGCTCGGCGAAGGAAAGGTAATAACAGTCGCGAGGAGGGTTGAGGAGGAGCTGGGTCTAGAGCTCAGGCCCCCCGTGTAG
- the gatB gene encoding Asp-tRNA(Asn)/Glu-tRNA(Gln) amidotransferase subunit GatB has protein sequence MVAEMSEQKDGIVIGIEVHCQLNRLRTKLFCGCSTDYRGKAPNTNVCEVCLGHPGSLPRPNARAVELAVMAGLALNSTVSEKTSFYRKNYYYVDMGKNFQISMYETKGSKTICEGGYIDINVGSSRKRVRITRIQLEEDPAKLVHVGPIDLSPYTLVDYNRAGMALLEIVTEPDMSSPREARLFLQKLRSILEHIGAFDGGLEGAMRCDANISIAGGTRVEIKNISSFKEVERALNFEISRQRSLLEKGERVRRETRHWDEVRKVTISLREKEEEHDYRYFPEPDIPPIRLDAAYVEEIRARMPELPDARAERFVREYNLPQYDAQVLTAEKRLADFFEESVKIHGEAKTVSNWIMSDLLGVLHDKNMDLEEARITPETFAGMLSMIKEGKISGKIGKIILPTLVTTGRSAEEVVRENDLARIADREAIERVVEEVFAENRKAVSDALSDEKAAHFLVGQVMRKTRGKGDPELVNRCIRERLERMKNSGG, from the coding sequence ATGGTCGCTGAGATGTCCGAACAGAAAGATGGGATCGTGATAGGGATCGAGGTCCACTGCCAGCTCAACAGGCTGAGGACCAAGCTCTTCTGCGGTTGCAGCACCGATTACAGGGGGAAAGCCCCGAACACAAACGTATGCGAGGTATGCCTCGGCCACCCGGGGTCCCTACCGAGGCCCAACGCCAGGGCGGTCGAGTTGGCGGTCATGGCAGGGCTTGCGCTGAACAGCACCGTAAGCGAGAAGACCTCCTTCTACAGGAAGAACTACTACTACGTGGACATGGGAAAGAACTTCCAGATCTCGATGTATGAGACGAAGGGATCAAAGACGATATGCGAGGGGGGCTACATCGACATCAACGTCGGGAGCTCCAGGAAGAGGGTCAGGATCACGAGGATACAGCTCGAGGAGGACCCTGCCAAGCTCGTGCACGTCGGTCCGATCGATCTCTCGCCTTACACACTCGTTGACTACAACAGGGCCGGGATGGCGCTGCTCGAGATAGTCACGGAGCCGGACATGTCCTCCCCCAGGGAGGCGAGGCTCTTCCTCCAGAAGCTGAGGTCGATCCTCGAGCACATAGGCGCCTTCGACGGCGGCCTGGAGGGGGCGATGAGGTGCGACGCGAACATCTCAATAGCGGGCGGCACGCGGGTCGAGATAAAGAACATATCTTCCTTCAAGGAGGTCGAGAGGGCTCTCAACTTCGAGATCTCGAGGCAGAGGAGCCTTCTTGAGAAGGGGGAGAGGGTCAGGCGCGAGACTAGGCACTGGGACGAGGTCAGGAAGGTCACGATATCCCTGAGGGAGAAGGAGGAGGAGCACGACTACAGGTACTTCCCCGAGCCGGACATACCGCCGATACGGCTGGATGCAGCGTACGTGGAGGAAATCCGGGCGAGGATGCCTGAGCTCCCAGATGCCAGGGCAGAGCGGTTTGTTAGGGAATACAACCTGCCCCAATACGACGCGCAAGTGCTGACTGCCGAAAAGAGGCTAGCGGACTTCTTCGAGGAGAGCGTGAAGATACACGGGGAGGCGAAGACGGTGAGCAACTGGATCATGAGCGACCTCCTGGGCGTCCTCCATGACAAAAACATGGACCTGGAAGAGGCGAGGATAACCCCGGAGACTTTTGCGGGCATGCTCAGCATGATAAAGGAGGGTAAGATAAGCGGGAAGATCGGAAAGATAATCCTCCCAACGCTTGTCACTACGGGGAGGAGCGCAGAGGAGGTCGTCAGGGAGAACGACCTGGCGAGGATAGCAGACAGGGAAGCGATAGAGAGGGTGGTCGAGGAGGTCTTCGCCGAGAACAGGAAGGCAGTCTCTGACGCGCTCTCGGACGAGAAGGCGGCTCACTTCCTGGTCGGGCAGGTCATGCGCAAGACCAGGGGGAAGGGGGACCCGGAGCTCGTGAACCGCTGCATAAGGGAGAGGCTCGAGCGCATGAAGAACTCGGGGGGATAG
- a CDS encoding PKD domain-containing protein, with product MPIDTRHGFPPSRFLTLLLAFLLSVAAIPSIQGSDDPQTIVSEGGTVYFYHAMTLGELQLLRDRFGTFDPAKGYNLLVGGHGTGLAPPDEEGWAALLGSVVIDYALPPPGATLPSSRLLELDPYFPLIGDQGVQGSCAAWASVYYAGTYLQARIHGWTDVKTNPYHVMSPAWTYNKINGGSDSGSFCDRNMRLVTEIGSASMATMPYNQYDFLSWGGEPAWREAPLYRAGGYATVRPDNIDSIKALINDGYLVTFYIDASIPWYSSFDPDPVLSYSEYTGGSPNHANVIVGYDDSVMDGGDTGAFRVANSWGEGFKDGGFYWITYRTMSKISSNSPIANSYLPKGGGTPYKPLVLATWTLDPTGSLDRATVRVGVGAPESPLASKTPSDFWNAGKNSRIPGFMCIDITELKPYIDSGNGEFFLSVGSGSSPSRITSFNVEVYSDYPSPPQVYSSREVPAWAPVTVAITQRPSVIFSWSPFSPLTLEPVQFTDSSSSYNGTILSWNWSFGDGSYSASKNPVHTFSSPGSYSVSLTVTDSNGLSSTRSNTINVKNRPPEVYMIAPAGGGFLRGTVELAANAYDLDGTVVEVSFFYTVGDKVSFIGTNRTAMREGTWTFQWNTSPLTISGVQVYAVAYDGSDYSSRGYIDQPVSLDNSPPSRPVPLLPRPESRTDSSLTLSWGESTDRGSGVSLYTVEISDHANAPGSSGQILIETDRTYCSVEVTSGMWVWRVRATDLAGNMGDWSSPSSFIADSFLVNESGSSSPRADVGSNQSVWFRVFYEYDRSPFTPGNGTVFVNGSPASWNHELNRWELPVSSSISCVAKLHVSAVHDIYNPVTEVTHTAPPASVIFDRVVIDRIDPSGTRAQVNRQVSFSVSGHYEYDSEEWVGGFVLNDTSIKDSPGRYYYSVERITDALHNLTGFVQEAPPASIVFDEILFSVDYDTAIPGECLVRVHLTYSYDGSPVTGMSSSVRIDGKPAEELGGGDYALAVKTYLPRATVRSEVSVDNFDPIVHEENVLLAGNTAVFIVAASAAAALLTFFFKRTGSRAPKVLFQQ from the coding sequence TTGCCCATAGATACGCGCCACGGCTTCCCCCCCTCACGGTTCCTGACTCTCCTGCTGGCCTTCTTACTATCGGTCGCGGCGATCCCTTCGATCCAGGGCTCGGACGACCCGCAGACCATCGTTTCAGAAGGCGGCACCGTCTACTTCTATCACGCCATGACGCTTGGCGAGTTACAACTCCTCAGGGATCGGTTCGGAACGTTTGATCCGGCAAAGGGTTACAACCTCCTTGTCGGAGGGCACGGTACTGGTCTGGCGCCTCCTGACGAAGAGGGGTGGGCAGCTCTCCTCGGTAGCGTGGTGATCGACTATGCCCTCCCCCCTCCCGGAGCCACGTTGCCATCCTCGAGGCTGCTCGAACTCGACCCTTACTTTCCCCTGATAGGAGACCAGGGCGTCCAGGGGTCATGCGCCGCCTGGGCAAGCGTCTACTACGCAGGAACATACCTGCAGGCCAGAATCCACGGCTGGACCGATGTGAAGACTAACCCTTACCACGTCATGAGCCCTGCGTGGACTTACAACAAAATCAACGGCGGGTCGGACTCCGGCTCGTTTTGTGACCGTAACATGCGGCTAGTGACTGAGATAGGGTCAGCCAGCATGGCGACGATGCCTTACAACCAGTATGACTTTCTCTCATGGGGGGGCGAGCCCGCTTGGAGGGAAGCCCCGCTCTACAGGGCCGGCGGTTATGCGACAGTGCGTCCGGATAACATAGACTCGATAAAGGCATTGATAAACGACGGTTACCTGGTGACCTTCTACATCGATGCCTCGATCCCTTGGTACTCCTCATTTGACCCAGACCCAGTCCTTTCCTACAGCGAGTACACGGGAGGGTCCCCGAACCACGCGAATGTTATCGTGGGATACGACGATTCCGTCATGGACGGGGGGGACACCGGTGCCTTCAGGGTTGCAAACTCGTGGGGTGAAGGGTTCAAAGACGGCGGGTTCTACTGGATCACCTACCGCACGATGAGCAAGATCAGCAGCAACTCCCCCATCGCAAACTCATACCTCCCGAAGGGGGGCGGGACACCCTACAAGCCACTGGTCCTCGCGACCTGGACCCTAGACCCTACCGGGTCGTTGGACAGAGCCACTGTCAGAGTTGGGGTAGGGGCACCGGAGTCTCCGCTCGCCTCAAAGACCCCCTCTGACTTCTGGAATGCCGGGAAGAACTCCCGGATCCCCGGCTTCATGTGCATAGACATAACTGAGCTCAAGCCTTACATTGACTCTGGCAACGGCGAGTTCTTCCTGTCAGTGGGCAGCGGCTCCTCGCCCTCAAGGATCACCTCATTCAACGTGGAGGTATACTCCGACTACCCTTCGCCTCCTCAGGTCTACTCCTCGAGGGAGGTCCCGGCCTGGGCTCCAGTCACAGTTGCGATAACCCAGAGGCCCTCTGTGATCTTCAGCTGGTCTCCTTTCTCCCCGCTTACCCTTGAGCCGGTGCAGTTCACAGACAGCTCTTCTTCATACAACGGGACGATCCTCAGCTGGAACTGGTCTTTCGGCGACGGCTCATACTCCGCGTCAAAGAACCCTGTCCACACCTTCTCATCTCCAGGTTCATATTCCGTCTCCCTTACTGTGACTGACAGCAACGGCCTCTCCTCGACGAGGTCCAATACAATAAATGTGAAGAACAGGCCTCCGGAGGTCTACATGATAGCCCCTGCCGGCGGGGGGTTCTTAAGAGGGACGGTTGAGCTTGCCGCCAACGCCTATGACCTGGACGGCACCGTTGTGGAGGTCAGCTTCTTCTATACGGTCGGCGACAAGGTCAGCTTTATAGGGACCAACAGGACGGCGATGCGGGAAGGTACGTGGACCTTCCAGTGGAACACCTCCCCGCTCACGATCTCTGGCGTCCAGGTTTACGCCGTTGCATACGACGGATCTGACTACAGCAGCCGGGGCTACATCGATCAGCCGGTGAGCCTTGACAACTCGCCGCCTTCAAGACCAGTCCCCCTGCTGCCGAGACCGGAATCGCGCACTGACTCGAGCCTTACACTCTCCTGGGGGGAGTCGACCGACCGGGGCAGCGGCGTTTCGCTTTACACTGTGGAGATAAGTGACCATGCAAACGCTCCGGGATCATCAGGTCAAATTCTTATCGAGACAGACCGCACCTACTGCAGTGTGGAGGTCACCTCCGGCATGTGGGTCTGGAGGGTAAGGGCAACCGACCTTGCCGGGAATATGGGTGATTGGTCGTCCCCGAGCAGTTTCATCGCAGACTCCTTCCTGGTCAACGAGAGCGGGAGCAGCTCCCCGAGGGCGGACGTGGGCTCCAACCAGTCCGTATGGTTCAGGGTCTTTTACGAGTACGACCGGAGTCCATTCACGCCAGGAAACGGCACCGTGTTCGTAAACGGCTCGCCAGCGTCATGGAACCACGAACTCAACCGCTGGGAGCTTCCTGTTTCAAGTTCTATCTCTTGTGTGGCAAAGTTGCATGTATCTGCGGTTCATGACATCTACAATCCCGTGACTGAGGTCACCCACACGGCTCCCCCGGCCTCCGTGATATTCGACAGGGTAGTCATAGACAGGATCGATCCCTCTGGGACAAGGGCCCAGGTGAACAGGCAGGTCAGCTTCAGCGTATCCGGGCACTATGAATACGATTCAGAGGAGTGGGTCGGGGGGTTTGTGTTGAATGACACGTCCATCAAGGACTCTCCGGGGAGGTACTACTACTCGGTGGAACGGATCACTGACGCTCTGCATAATCTGACGGGATTTGTCCAGGAGGCTCCCCCCGCCTCCATTGTATTCGACGAGATCCTCTTCAGTGTGGATTACGACACCGCAATACCCGGCGAGTGCCTGGTGCGCGTCCACCTCACTTACAGCTATGACGGCTCTCCGGTCACCGGCATGTCCTCCTCGGTCAGGATAGATGGCAAGCCTGCAGAGGAACTTGGCGGCGGAGATTACGCCCTTGCCGTAAAGACGTACCTGCCCCGTGCGACCGTAAGGTCAGAGGTCTCTGTGGACAATTTCGACCCGATTGTCCACGAGGAGAACGTCCTCCTGGCAGGCAACACGGCGGTCTTCATCGTGGCTGCATCTGCAGCTGCGGCTCTCCTTACGTTCTTCTTCAAGAGGACCGGTTCCCGCGCGCCAAAAGTCCTTTTCCAGCAATGA
- a CDS encoding indolepyruvate oxidoreductase subunit beta produces the protein MVAGKTVELVISGIGGQGNVKAAQILGTAAVRAGLRVRVSDTFGISQRGGPVLSHVRIGAVYGSMVVAHSADAVVGLEPMEALRAASQFLKPGGIVIMSTRTVYPVEVNTGKAEYPPLSAILDALRIAAGRVITLDATEVALSSGIPMAANVVMLGVLAGTGLLPFGPEYVEQSIRELIPRSVEENIRAFRAGLAIGAPSKRDDFSSPEKMAG, from the coding sequence ATGGTCGCGGGAAAGACGGTCGAGCTTGTCATCTCCGGAATCGGCGGTCAGGGGAACGTCAAGGCCGCCCAGATCCTAGGCACGGCGGCGGTCAGGGCGGGCCTCAGGGTAAGGGTCTCCGACACCTTCGGGATATCCCAGAGGGGAGGGCCTGTTCTGAGCCACGTCAGGATCGGTGCTGTCTACGGGTCCATGGTAGTGGCTCACTCAGCAGACGCAGTAGTCGGACTCGAGCCGATGGAGGCGCTCAGGGCGGCATCCCAGTTCCTGAAGCCAGGAGGGATCGTAATAATGAGCACGAGGACGGTTTATCCTGTCGAGGTTAACACCGGTAAGGCAGAATACCCTCCCCTAAGCGCCATACTCGACGCGCTAAGGATCGCCGCTGGCAGAGTGATCACGCTGGACGCGACCGAGGTCGCCTTGTCATCAGGGATCCCGATGGCGGCGAATGTGGTAATGCTCGGGGTTCTCGCAGGGACCGGGTTGCTCCCGTTCGGTCCGGAATACGTGGAGCAGTCGATAAGGGAGCTGATACCCAGGTCTGTCGAGGAGAACATACGGGCATTCAGGGCTGGCTTGGCGATAGGGGCTCCGTCCAAAAGGGATGATTTTTCTTCTCCCGAGAAGATGGCTGGGTGA
- the iorA gene encoding indolepyruvate ferredoxin oxidoreductase subunit alpha, which translates to MVHLVAREDPGGRHLLLGNEAVARGAVESNVEIAAAYPGTPSSEIVETLAEVADDVGMHVQWSTNEMVAFEVAIGGALCGKRSLASMKHIGANWIMDPLMHAVYHGFDAGLLIISADDPSGHSSANEQDNRYMAQLAEIPALEPSDFQEAKDYVGHALSLSEEVKLPVMLRLVTRICHSRGDCTFGPVRREKRPPRFSDDYYRDFVLGGNIVGPKAIPKLHRIQHEKLARVEEAAARAGLFQSEVPEDGPSGGLGIIASSAPVGYVLDSLDSRGLMGKVGLLKLGLSVPFPEKTVSSFASSFEKVLVVEEGEPYIERNLAALAKCDLPGLKIFGKLTSHLPREGELNFSSVDGALASLLGLGAREVPPEKLKLMEVSSKLVTPRIMSMCAGCPHRAAFYAAKKATRTAANARYVAIGDIGCYTLGMYPPLRFMQDVFCMGGSIGVANGVAKSGITDPVIATIGDSTFYHAGIPALINATFNQANIKVMVLDNEVTAMTGYQPHPGCGETATKKPTKRVVIEEICRACGIEFVRIVDPYDFSSSVRAMEDAIRFEGPAVVIFRRLCTQEHLRRARRQGLRIEKYRVDLQKCIGCRTCVAAFGCPAIGFDRERKKAYVIALDCVGCGVCASVCPQGAFSPERAGEGT; encoded by the coding sequence ATGGTTCATCTTGTTGCTAGGGAAGACCCTGGCGGAAGGCATCTGCTGCTCGGAAACGAGGCCGTAGCCAGGGGGGCCGTAGAGAGCAATGTGGAGATCGCGGCCGCCTACCCTGGGACTCCGTCTTCGGAGATCGTTGAGACACTAGCGGAGGTTGCCGACGATGTAGGGATGCACGTCCAGTGGTCCACGAACGAGATGGTGGCCTTCGAGGTCGCTATTGGCGGCGCCCTCTGCGGGAAGCGCAGCCTGGCGTCGATGAAGCACATCGGAGCAAACTGGATAATGGACCCGCTCATGCACGCAGTCTATCACGGCTTCGACGCAGGCCTCCTGATCATCTCTGCTGACGACCCTTCGGGGCACAGCTCCGCCAACGAGCAGGACAACAGGTACATGGCCCAGCTGGCGGAGATCCCCGCGCTGGAGCCCTCCGACTTCCAGGAGGCGAAGGACTACGTCGGGCACGCCCTCTCCCTCTCCGAGGAGGTAAAGCTGCCCGTGATGCTCAGGCTCGTAACGAGGATATGCCACTCGCGTGGAGACTGCACCTTCGGCCCGGTCAGGAGGGAGAAGAGGCCCCCCAGGTTCTCGGACGACTACTACCGGGACTTCGTCCTGGGTGGAAACATAGTGGGCCCGAAGGCAATACCGAAGTTGCACAGGATACAGCATGAGAAGCTCGCGAGGGTGGAGGAAGCTGCAGCCAGGGCGGGGCTATTCCAATCCGAGGTACCGGAAGACGGCCCGTCGGGAGGCCTGGGCATCATCGCCTCTTCCGCGCCCGTTGGGTACGTCCTGGACTCGCTCGACTCAAGGGGGCTCATGGGGAAGGTCGGGCTCCTCAAGCTCGGGCTCTCCGTCCCGTTCCCGGAGAAGACGGTATCCTCCTTTGCGTCTTCCTTCGAGAAGGTGCTGGTGGTCGAGGAGGGGGAGCCGTACATCGAGAGGAACCTTGCCGCCCTCGCGAAGTGTGACCTCCCTGGTCTGAAGATCTTCGGAAAGCTCACGTCCCACCTTCCCAGGGAGGGAGAACTCAACTTCTCAAGCGTTGACGGTGCGCTGGCGTCCCTGCTCGGGCTAGGGGCTAGGGAGGTCCCTCCTGAGAAACTGAAGCTGATGGAGGTCTCGTCAAAGCTGGTCACTCCACGTATCATGTCGATGTGCGCTGGGTGCCCTCACAGAGCTGCATTTTACGCTGCGAAGAAGGCAACCCGCACGGCCGCAAACGCGAGGTACGTCGCGATAGGGGACATCGGCTGTTACACCCTGGGGATGTACCCGCCCCTCCGGTTCATGCAGGACGTCTTCTGCATGGGGGGTAGCATAGGCGTCGCCAACGGGGTGGCAAAGTCAGGGATAACCGATCCCGTGATCGCCACGATAGGCGACTCGACCTTCTACCACGCCGGGATCCCTGCGCTCATCAACGCCACCTTCAACCAGGCGAACATCAAGGTCATGGTTCTTGACAATGAGGTCACCGCGATGACGGGGTACCAGCCCCACCCTGGGTGCGGCGAGACCGCGACTAAGAAGCCAACAAAGAGGGTCGTGATAGAGGAGATCTGCAGAGCCTGCGGAATAGAATTCGTCAGGATAGTCGACCCGTACGACTTCAGTTCGAGCGTCAGGGCAATGGAGGACGCGATAAGGTTCGAGGGTCCGGCCGTGGTGATATTCCGGCGGCTCTGCACGCAGGAGCACCTGAGGAGGGCGAGGAGACAGGGGCTGAGGATCGAGAAGTACCGTGTGGACCTGCAGAAGTGCATAGGCTGCAGGACATGCGTGGCTGCCTTCGGCTGCCCCGCGATAGGATTCGACCGTGAGAGGAAGAAGGCATACGTCATAGCCCTAGACTGCGTCGGATGCGGTGTCTGCGCTTCAGTCTGTCCGCAGGGGGCTTTCTCGCCCGAACGCGCTGGGGAGGGGACTTGA
- a CDS encoding acetate--CoA ligase family protein, whose protein sequence is MPKIKDVSRERGWLLEPEAKELCREYGLPVGEWAVVRGPEEAEIEGGRLGYPLAAKIVSPDVVHKSDVGGVALNVDASSVGDVFRRMKAAAEESGYRFEGVLLERMAPPGIETIIGAKRDPQFGPVLMFGLGGIFVEVFKDVSFRVAPIDRGDAEEMISELKAYPVLKGIRGRKPSDIEGIIDALLKVSRMVTELGEVKEIDLNPVIVYEKGSRIVDARMILQTR, encoded by the coding sequence TTGCCGAAGATAAAAGATGTGAGCAGAGAGAGAGGATGGCTTCTCGAGCCAGAGGCGAAGGAGCTCTGCAGGGAATACGGGCTGCCTGTCGGAGAGTGGGCGGTCGTCAGAGGGCCTGAAGAGGCAGAAATCGAGGGCGGGAGGCTGGGGTATCCTTTGGCGGCAAAGATAGTGTCACCCGATGTGGTCCACAAGTCCGATGTAGGGGGGGTGGCACTTAACGTCGACGCCTCATCCGTCGGCGACGTCTTCAGAAGGATGAAGGCGGCGGCGGAGGAAAGTGGATACAGGTTCGAAGGGGTGCTGCTTGAGAGGATGGCCCCGCCCGGTATCGAGACGATCATAGGCGCAAAGCGCGACCCGCAGTTCGGGCCTGTGCTAATGTTCGGGCTAGGAGGCATATTCGTGGAGGTCTTCAAGGACGTCTCCTTCAGGGTGGCGCCGATAGACAGGGGAGACGCGGAGGAGATGATCTCCGAGCTCAAGGCCTACCCGGTGCTGAAGGGGATAAGGGGCAGGAAGCCCTCTGACATTGAGGGGATTATCGACGCCCTCCTCAAGGTCTCGAGGATGGTCACCGAACTCGGGGAGGTCAAGGAGATAGACCTTAATCCGGTGATCGTCTACGAGAAGGGATCAAGGATAGTTGATGCAAGGATGATCCTCCAGACGCGCTGA